In Deinococcus metallilatus, the sequence CGCCCCAGGGGACGAGCTGCCGGACCGCGCTCTGTTGGACGCGGCTTTTGAGCGCGAGACCGGCTGGACGCTGGGGGACACGCTGGCATTCCTCGACACCGTCAGCGCTCTTCCCGGGAGCGGGGTGCTCCCGCGGCAGATGCCCCTCCCCGACTTTCTCCGCACCCTCGCCCGGGCCCTGGGCTGGGACGAGGGCAAGGTGCGCGCGTTGCTGGACACGCTGAGCCTGACGCCGCGCCCCCACTTCCTGCGTCCGCCCAGGCCCTGGCGTCCCGAGGACGTCCAGCCGTGGCGCTTCAACCGCCGGCTGTCCTCCCTGCGCCGCCCGGTCCTCCTGCTGGAGGGCGAGGCCACCCCCCAGGTGGTGTGGGGACCCCGGGCCGCCGCGTCCGCCTCACACTACCTGCTGGACCTGCTGCACAGCGGGCGCTTCAAAGCGGACAGTGTGGAGTTGCGGCAACTCCTCGGGGAGGTCAACCGCAGCCGGGGGCGGGCCTTCAACCAGCAGGTGGCCGCCTTCCTGAGGGCCCTGGGCTTCTGGCATGTCCAGGAGCAGGCGAAGGTGTTCGGAAGGGTGCGCCTGCGGGACGAGCACGGCCTCGACCTCGGCGACATCGACGTCTTCGTCGTGGACGACGTGCGGCGCAGGGTGTACTGCGTGGAGTGCAAGAACTTCGCGGTGGCGCGCACCGCCGCCGAGACCCACGCCCTCTTCGAGCGGCTGGAGCGCGGAACCGCGACGGAACGCTCCATCGTGGAGCGCCACGAGCGGCGCGTCCACCACGTGCGGCAGCATCTACCGGCCATCCTGGAACACTTCGGCCTCCCGCCGGGGGACTGGGAGGTCGAGGGCTTCATCGTCTTCAACCACGATTCCGTCGCCTACTCCCTTTCGAGCGCGGCTCTGCCCGTGCTGTCGTTCGAGCAGTTCGTCCGGCGAATGGAACATGGTGTGGTGAGGGGGGCAGCGTTGCCCGGAACCGGGGGCACGCCCTGATCCGGCCAAGCGGCCCAGGGAGAGGGAACTTGGAACGTCTGGCCCTTCCACCCTTCGCGCTGCTGGCCTGCACATTGGGCGGGCGGCTCGGTCGCCGGGCCGCTCCGGACGGCGGGGTCGAACTGGGCCCGGCTCAGTACAGACTCAGCGGATTCACCGGCGTTCCCTGAACCGTCACGCGGTAGTCCAGGTGCGGGCCGGTGCTGTTCCCGGTGCTCCCCACCCGCGCGATCACCTGACCGGCGTCCACCCGCGTCCCCACCCGGGCGAGGTTGGCGCTGTTGTGGCTGTAGCGGGTCGTCATGCCGTCCCCGTGGTCGACGAGCAGCGTCCAGCCCCAGCCGCTCTGGGCGTCGAAGCGCGACTCGGTCACCACGCCCGGCCGCGCGGCCCGGATGGGCGTGCCGGTCGGGGCCGCCAGGTCCACGCTGGGGTGACGCTCCAGAAAGGGGGTGGTCAGGCGGCCCTGCACGGGCATGACGGCCGTCACCCGGATGGACGCCGCGCGCACCGTGGGGGTGCCGGGCGCGCGCGTGACGGCCGGCTTGGCCGGCAGGAGGAGGCGCTGACCCACGCGCAGCGGCCGCTGGGGATCGAGGCCGGGGTTGGCCGCGAGCAGCGCCGCCAGGGTCGTGCCCTGGCGCTTCGCGATCAGGGAGAGCGTGTCCCCGCGCCGCACCGTCCACCCGCGGGCCGGGGAAACGGCGGGCAGGGTCAGGCGCGCCCCGGCCCGCAGGGTCCCCTGCCGCAGCCCGGGGTTGGCCTGGACCAGCGCCTGGACGGTGGTGCCGTGCCGCACCGCCAGCCGGGTGAGGGTGTCGCCGGGTTGCACGGTGACCGTGGCGGCCGCGGCGAGGCCGAGCCACGTCAGGGTGAGGGTCAGAAGAAACTTGGCAGTCATGAACGCCCGGCAGCTTGCCCCATAATTGTAAAGATGGCGTAAAGACGGGCCGGGGGCGCGCCGACCGGTTGGCGGAAAAGAACCTGGCCCCGCTCGGGGCCAGGTCTGGGGTGAGGGACGTTAAGCGCCGCGCTTGATCAGCCACTGGCGGAAGCTGTACATCTCCCCGGCCTGCGCGGTGACGATGTCGCGGGCCAGCTTGAGGACCCGGGCGTCGCTGCTCTTCTCCAGCGCCATCTGCGCCATGTCGATGGCCGAGGAGTGGTGGGGCAGCATGCCCTGCACGAACGCCACGTCGGGATTCCTGGCCTTTTTCACCGCGTCGGCCATGCCGCTCATGCTGCTCTTCATCATGTTGGCCATGCGGGCGTCGCTGCCCCCGTAAGTCTTGAGCCACGTGTTCATCTGGGCGATCTCACGGTTCTGGTCCTTGATGATGGTGTTCGCCCAGGTCTTCACCGTCGTGTCCTTGCTCAGCGGCAGCACCGCCCGCGACATGTCCACGGCCATCTGA encodes:
- a CDS encoding LysM peptidoglycan-binding domain-containing M23 family metallopeptidase, encoding MTAKFLLTLTLTWLGLAAAATVTVQPGDTLTRLAVRHGTTVQALVQANPGLRQGTLRAGARLTLPAVSPARGWTVRRGDTLSLIAKRQGTTLAALLAANPGLDPQRPLRVGQRLLLPAKPAVTRAPGTPTVRAASIRVTAVMPVQGRLTTPFLERHPSVDLAAPTGTPIRAARPGVVTESRFDAQSGWGWTLLVDHGDGMTTRYSHNSANLARVGTRVDAGQVIARVGSTGNSTGPHLDYRVTVQGTPVNPLSLY
- a CDS encoding DUF305 domain-containing protein; its protein translation is MKRNPLLIAGTAALLTGLALAQGSMGGMDHSQMSGNTMSGMTMQMDMSGLEKLQGKAFDRAFLSMMIPHHQMAVDMSRAVLPLSKDTTVKTWANTIIKDQNREIAQMNTWLKTYGGSDARMANMMKSSMSGMADAVKKARNPDVAFVQGMLPHHSSAIDMAQMALEKSSDARVLKLARDIVTAQAGEMYSFRQWLIKRGA